The DNA sequence AGGGACTGATTCGtctgtaaaaaaaaatttaaaagtatttttgtgtattaaatttttttaagactAAAGTGTTCACTTTTAAAATTCTCCAGCAatgattttgttaattaatcTAAATTAATAGATGCACATGTTACAAAAATAACCCTAATTAATGAAATACTAATAATCATTCACTGATTACCTCATGATGATTAAAGCTAGAGGGGGCATGATGACCTCCTCCGGCATTGAATCCGAATGAGGCGGGCACGGCGGAGGGTGTGGTAGTGGGTGCAAAAGGCCAATCAGAAGTAGAAGGGCCTAAAGAGAAGGCACTGTTAGAGTTATTTGGAAGACCAACATAATTGCATTGTGGCGGTTGATGAGGAGTAGTGGATTGAAGCAACCTGATTTGTCTTTTCAAGAACTTAACATAGCGAATCGCTTCATCGAGCATGGAAGCTGTGTCCATCTTTGTTCCACCGGGAACAAGCCTCTGCAGGATCCGAATCTTCTCGCTGATCCTCTCCCTGCGGTGGCGCGCCGCCACGCTCTGAGGGTCGTCGCTGATGCGAACGTTTCGCCTCTTTGGCTTCCGAATGGTGGCGGGATCGATGTCCACGGGCTGCATAGCTGCGATCTTGTACATCATCTCCTTCATGGCTCCAAGCTCCTCTTCTGGCTCTTCGTCTTCATGATCGTGATCATGATCTTGTTCTTGCTCTTGGTGTTCTAGGTGCACTACTCCAAGTATGTCACCAAGGAACCCCGACGAAGAAGAAGAGGGCAGTGCAGTAGTGGTTGTTGAGGGATGATGATGAATTTGAAGAAGGTGATGGTAGTTTGGGAAAACCCCAGAAGCCATGATGTTAGGGATTTGGTGAACGATGTGATTATGATCAGCTTCTGTCCAAGTAGCAGCAGTGAAGACACTAGCATTATTATTCTGCTGCAGGTTTGTGGTATCCATCATCTATGAGCAAATGAAATTAACAAGTTTGAAGAGCGTGATGATGAGAAGAAGTTGGGGTTTGTTTGATGATGTGATAAGTTAAT is a window from the Arachis stenosperma cultivar V10309 chromosome 3, arast.V10309.gnm1.PFL2, whole genome shotgun sequence genome containing:
- the LOC130966856 gene encoding transcription factor HEC3-like produces the protein MDTTNLQQNNNASVFTAATWTEADHNHIVHQIPNIMASGVFPNYHHLLQIHHHPSTTTTALPSSSSSGFLGDILGVVHLEHQEQEQDHDHDHEDEEPEEELGAMKEMMYKIAAMQPVDIDPATIRKPKRRNVRISDDPQSVAARHRRERISEKIRILQRLVPGGTKMDTASMLDEAIRYVKFLKRQIRLLQSTTPHQPPQCNYVGLPNNSNSAFSLGPSTSDWPFAPTTTPSAVPASFGFNAGGGHHAPSSFNHHEVISE